The Streptomyces sp. NBC_00440 genome contains a region encoding:
- a CDS encoding aspartate-semialdehyde dehydrogenase: MRVGIVGATGQVGTVMRKILAEREFPVDELRLFASVRSAGTTLAWQSKGVTVEDAATADYSGLDIVLFSAGGATSRALAEKVAAQGPVVIDNSSAWRGDPEVPLVVSEVNPHAIADRPKGIIANPNCTTMAAMPVLRPLHDEAGLEALIVATYQAVSGSGVAGVAELHDQAAKVVPDADRLTHDGGAVDFPEPGVYKRPIAFNVLPLAGSIVDDGSYETDEEQKLRNESRKILEIPGLKVSGTCVRVPVFSGHSLQINARFARPLTVERAYELLKAAPGVEISEIPTPLQAAGTDPSYVGRIRNDETVENGLALFVSNDNLRKGAALNAVQIAELVAAELSA, encoded by the coding sequence GTGAGGGTCGGAATCGTCGGAGCCACCGGTCAGGTCGGCACAGTCATGCGCAAGATCCTCGCTGAGCGGGAGTTCCCGGTCGACGAGCTGCGGCTGTTCGCCTCCGTGCGCTCCGCGGGCACCACCCTCGCCTGGCAGAGCAAGGGCGTCACCGTCGAGGACGCGGCCACGGCCGACTACTCCGGCCTGGACATCGTGCTCTTCTCGGCCGGCGGCGCCACCTCCAGGGCGCTCGCGGAGAAGGTCGCCGCGCAGGGGCCCGTCGTGATCGACAACTCCTCCGCCTGGCGCGGCGACCCCGAGGTCCCGCTGGTGGTCTCCGAGGTCAACCCGCACGCCATCGCCGACCGCCCCAAGGGCATCATCGCCAACCCGAACTGCACGACGATGGCCGCGATGCCGGTGCTGCGCCCGCTGCACGACGAGGCCGGTCTCGAAGCGCTGATCGTCGCCACCTACCAGGCCGTCTCCGGCTCGGGTGTGGCCGGTGTCGCCGAGCTGCACGACCAGGCGGCCAAGGTCGTCCCCGACGCCGACCGGCTGACCCACGACGGCGGCGCGGTGGACTTCCCGGAGCCCGGCGTCTACAAGCGCCCGATCGCCTTCAACGTGCTGCCGCTGGCCGGCTCGATCGTCGACGACGGCTCGTACGAGACGGACGAGGAGCAGAAGCTCCGCAACGAGTCCCGCAAGATCCTGGAGATCCCCGGGCTGAAGGTCTCCGGCACCTGCGTCCGGGTCCCGGTCTTCTCCGGCCACTCCCTCCAGATCAACGCCCGCTTCGCCCGCCCCCTCACGGTGGAGCGCGCCTACGAGCTGCTGAAGGCGGCGCCGGGCGTGGAGATCTCCGAGATCCCGACCCCCCTCCAGGCCGCCGGTACGGACCCGTCGTACGTGGGCCGCATCCGCAACGACGAGACCGTGGAGAACGGCCTGGCCCTCTTCGTCTCGAACGACAACCTCCGCAAGGGCGCCGCGCTGAACGCCGTCCAGATCGCCGAGCTGGTGGCGGCGGAGCTCAGCGCCTGA
- the pepN gene encoding aminopeptidase N, whose protein sequence is MPGTNLTREEARQRASLLTVDSYGIDLDLSGAQEGGTYRSVTTVRFRSAEAGAETFIDLIAPTVHEAVLNGTPLDTAAVFKDSRIALSGLLAGENELRVVADCAYTNTGEGLHRFVDPVDDQAYLYTQFEVADARRVFPNFEQPDLKATFQFTVKAPEGWTVISNSPTPEPRDHVWEFEATPRISTYITALIVGPYHSVHSSYEKDGVSVPLGIYCRPSLAEFLDSDAIFDVTRQGFDWFQEKFDYAYPFAKYDQLFVPEFNAGAMENAGAVTIRDQYVFRSKVTDAAYETRAETILHELAHMWFGDLVTMEWWNDLWLNESFATYTSIACQAYADGSQWPQSWTTFANSMKTWAYRQDQLPSTHPIMADITDLDDVLVNFDGITYAKGASVLKQLVAYVGMDEFFQGVQAYFKEHAFGNTRLADLLGALEKTSGRDLKAWSTAWLETAGINILRPEIEVDGAGHITSFAVRQEAPELPAGAKGEPTLRPHRIAIGCYDLDEDGKLVRTNRIELDVEGERTDVPFPQDTPRPAVILLNDDDLSYAKVRLDEESLRVVTEHLGDFAESLPRALSWASAWDMTRDGELATRDYLALVLSGISKESDIGVVQSLHRQVKLALDMYADPAWREAGLTQWTDATLAHLRSAGAGSDHQLAWARAFATTARTPLQLDLLNGLLEGEETIEGLAVDTELRWAFVHRLAAVGRFDEEEIAAELQRDRTSAGERHAASARAARPTEAAKAEAWASVVESDQLPNAVQEAVIGGFVQTDQREVLAPYTEKYFAAVKDVWESRSHEMAQQVAIGLYPALQVSQETLDATDAWLESAGPNAALRRLVSESRSGVERALRAQAADAAAARA, encoded by the coding sequence GTGCCCGGCACAAATCTGACCCGCGAAGAGGCACGGCAGCGCGCGAGCCTCCTCACCGTTGACTCGTACGGGATCGACCTCGACCTCAGCGGCGCTCAGGAGGGAGGCACCTACCGGTCCGTGACCACCGTGCGCTTCCGGAGCGCCGAGGCCGGGGCCGAGACCTTCATCGACCTCATCGCGCCGACCGTGCACGAGGCCGTCCTGAACGGCACGCCGCTGGACACCGCCGCCGTCTTCAAGGACTCGCGCATCGCGCTCTCCGGGCTGCTCGCCGGCGAGAACGAGCTGCGGGTCGTCGCTGACTGCGCGTACACCAACACCGGTGAGGGCCTTCACCGCTTCGTCGACCCGGTCGACGACCAGGCGTACCTGTACACCCAGTTCGAGGTCGCCGACGCACGGCGGGTCTTCCCCAACTTCGAGCAGCCGGACCTGAAGGCGACCTTCCAGTTCACCGTGAAGGCCCCCGAGGGCTGGACCGTGATCTCCAACTCGCCGACGCCCGAACCGCGTGACCACGTCTGGGAGTTCGAGGCGACGCCGCGCATCTCGACGTACATCACGGCGCTCATCGTCGGCCCGTACCACTCGGTGCACAGCAGCTACGAGAAGGACGGCGTGTCCGTCCCGCTCGGGATCTACTGCCGTCCCTCGCTGGCCGAGTTCCTCGACTCGGACGCGATCTTCGACGTCACCCGGCAGGGCTTCGACTGGTTCCAGGAGAAGTTCGACTACGCGTACCCGTTCGCCAAGTACGACCAGCTCTTCGTGCCGGAGTTCAACGCGGGCGCCATGGAGAACGCGGGCGCGGTGACCATTCGCGACCAGTACGTCTTCCGCTCCAAGGTCACCGACGCCGCGTACGAGACGCGCGCCGAGACCATCCTGCACGAGCTGGCGCACATGTGGTTCGGCGACCTGGTCACGATGGAGTGGTGGAACGACCTCTGGCTGAACGAGTCGTTCGCCACGTACACATCGATCGCGTGCCAGGCGTACGCGGACGGTTCCCAGTGGCCGCAGTCGTGGACGACGTTCGCCAACTCCATGAAGACCTGGGCCTACCGCCAGGACCAGCTGCCGTCCACGCACCCGATCATGGCCGACATCACCGACCTGGACGACGTGCTCGTCAACTTCGACGGGATCACGTACGCCAAGGGCGCATCGGTGCTCAAGCAGCTCGTCGCCTATGTCGGCATGGACGAGTTCTTCCAGGGCGTGCAGGCGTACTTCAAGGAGCACGCCTTCGGCAACACCCGCCTCGCGGACCTGCTCGGCGCGCTGGAGAAGACCTCGGGGCGCGATCTGAAGGCCTGGTCGACGGCGTGGCTGGAGACCGCCGGGATCAACATCCTGCGCCCGGAGATCGAGGTCGACGGCGCCGGCCACATCACCTCCTTCGCCGTACGGCAGGAGGCGCCCGAGCTGCCCGCGGGCGCCAAGGGCGAGCCGACGCTGCGCCCGCACCGCATCGCCATCGGCTGCTACGACCTGGACGAGGACGGCAAGCTCGTCCGTACGAACCGGATCGAGCTGGACGTCGAGGGCGAGCGCACCGATGTGCCGTTCCCGCAGGACACCCCGCGCCCCGCGGTGATCCTGCTCAACGACGACGACCTGTCGTACGCGAAGGTGCGCCTCGACGAGGAGTCGCTGCGCGTCGTCACCGAGCACCTGGGCGACTTCGCCGAGTCGCTGCCGCGCGCCCTGTCCTGGGCGTCCGCCTGGGACATGACCCGCGACGGCGAGCTGGCCACCCGCGACTACCTGGCGCTCGTCCTGTCCGGGATCTCCAAGGAGTCGGACATCGGCGTCGTCCAGTCGCTGCACCGCCAGGTGAAGCTGGCACTCGACATGTACGCGGACCCCGCCTGGCGCGAGGCCGGTCTGACCCAGTGGACGGACGCGACGCTGGCACATCTGCGTTCCGCCGGCGCGGGCAGCGACCACCAGCTGGCGTGGGCCCGTGCGTTCGCCACGACGGCCCGTACGCCGCTCCAGCTCGATCTGCTGAACGGGCTGCTCGAAGGCGAGGAGACGATCGAGGGTCTGGCCGTCGACACCGAGCTGCGCTGGGCGTTCGTGCACCGGCTGGCCGCGGTCGGCCGGTTCGACGAGGAGGAGATCGCGGCCGAGCTGCAGCGCGACCGGACGTCCGCGGGTGAGCGGCACGCGGCGAGCGCCCGTGCCGCGCGTCCGACGGAGGCCGCCAAGGCCGAGGCGTGGGCGTCGGTCGTGGAGTCCGACCAGCTCCCCAACGCCGTCCAGGAGGCGGTCATCGGCGGCTTCGTCCAGACCGACCAGCGCGAGGTGCTCGCTCCGTACACGGAGAAGTACTTCGCGGCGGTCAAGGACGTCTGGGAGTCCCGCAGCCACGAGATGGCCCAGCAGGTCGCGATCGGGCTCTACCCGGCGCTCCAGGTGTCGCAGGAGACGCTGGACGCGACGGACGCCTGGCTGGAGTCCGCCGGGCCGAACGCCGCGCTGCGCCGGCTGGTGTCCGAGTCGCGCTCGGGCGTGGAGCGGGCCCTGCGGGCCCAGGCGGCGGACGCGGCCGCGGCGCGCGCGTAA
- the alc gene encoding allantoicase: MTSTDAASSQDPHANDAAPYGGGDPYADYRSGDHAFTELVDLADRRLGAGVVAANDEFFAERENLLVRERAVFDPEHFGHKGKIMDGWETRRRRGASAETPFPTPDDHDWALVRLGAPGVIRGIIVDTAHFRGNYPQQISIQGATVEGSPSPDELLADDVKWEEIVPRSPVLGHAANAFEITGERVYTHVRLCQHPDGGVARLRVHGEVVPDPEWLDLLSTVDLVSVLNGAAYEDASDRFYSSPTQIILPGTSRKMDDGWENRRRRVRDTNDWVRFRLAAQGAVRAVEIDTAYLKGNAAGWIALSGRDGESGEWFEIIPRTKLQPDTLHRFKLPSEAVVTHVRLDTFPDGGVARMRLHGTFTEAGTAELRRRYNAS, encoded by the coding sequence ATGACTTCCACCGATGCAGCGAGCTCCCAGGACCCCCACGCCAACGACGCGGCCCCCTACGGCGGCGGCGACCCGTACGCCGACTACCGCTCGGGGGACCACGCCTTCACCGAGCTGGTCGACCTGGCTGACCGCCGCCTCGGTGCGGGTGTCGTCGCCGCCAACGACGAGTTCTTCGCCGAGCGCGAGAACCTGCTCGTCCGCGAGCGCGCCGTCTTCGACCCCGAGCACTTCGGTCACAAGGGCAAGATCATGGACGGCTGGGAGACCCGCCGCCGGCGCGGTGCGTCCGCCGAGACGCCCTTCCCGACCCCGGACGACCACGACTGGGCGCTCGTCCGCCTCGGCGCCCCCGGCGTCATCCGCGGGATCATCGTCGACACCGCCCACTTCCGCGGCAACTACCCGCAGCAGATATCGATCCAGGGCGCCACGGTGGAAGGCTCCCCGAGCCCCGATGAGCTGCTCGCCGACGACGTGAAGTGGGAGGAGATCGTCCCGCGCTCCCCCGTGCTCGGCCACGCGGCCAACGCCTTCGAGATCACCGGCGAGCGCGTCTACACCCACGTCCGGCTCTGCCAGCACCCCGACGGCGGTGTCGCCCGCCTCCGCGTGCACGGCGAGGTCGTGCCCGACCCCGAGTGGCTCGACCTGCTCTCCACGGTCGACCTGGTCTCGGTGCTCAACGGCGCCGCCTACGAGGACGCGTCGGACCGTTTCTACTCCTCGCCGACCCAGATCATCCTGCCCGGCACCTCCCGCAAGATGGACGACGGCTGGGAGAACCGCCGTCGCCGCGTCCGCGACACCAACGACTGGGTACGGTTCCGGCTGGCCGCCCAGGGTGCCGTACGTGCCGTGGAGATCGACACCGCCTACCTCAAGGGCAACGCCGCCGGCTGGATCGCGCTGAGCGGCCGCGACGGCGAGTCGGGCGAGTGGTTCGAGATCATCCCGCGGACCAAGCTGCAGCCCGACACCCTGCACCGCTTCAAGCTGCCGTCCGAGGCGGTCGTCACCCACGTACGCCTGGACACCTTCCCGGACGGCGGGGTGGCGCGGATGCGCCTGCACGGCACCTTCACCGAGGCGGGCACTGCGGAGCTGCGCCGCCGCTACAACGCGTCCTGA
- a CDS encoding LysR family transcriptional regulator — MTEWDIRKLQILRTLSERGTVTATAEVLRMTPSAVSQQLSNLAKQLGVPLLVAHGRRVRLTDAAHLVLRHAEAVFAQLERADAELAGYLQGEAGEVRVGAFSTAVPALVVPAVAALRRSHPAVEVRIREAEAAEAYELLSGGDVDLAISLAAHAPTARDPRFTRVPLLADPLDVALPAGHPLASAEGLRLADLSGEAWIFGGSGPWSEITTAACEAAGFVPEQAHSAAGWTAILAMVEAEMGVALVPRMAVGGERRSGVVTRVLSADQPQRHVIAAVRRGAEEGAAVGRVLDALREVADGQGGHP, encoded by the coding sequence ATGACCGAGTGGGACATCCGGAAGCTCCAGATCCTCCGCACCCTGAGCGAGCGCGGCACCGTCACGGCCACCGCCGAGGTGCTCAGGATGACCCCGTCGGCCGTCTCCCAGCAGCTCTCCAACCTGGCGAAGCAGCTCGGCGTACCACTGCTCGTGGCGCACGGCAGACGGGTCAGGCTCACCGACGCCGCCCATCTGGTGCTCCGGCACGCCGAGGCGGTCTTCGCCCAGCTGGAGCGCGCGGACGCCGAGTTGGCCGGCTACCTCCAGGGGGAGGCGGGCGAGGTCCGGGTGGGCGCCTTCTCCACCGCGGTTCCCGCCCTGGTGGTCCCCGCGGTGGCCGCGCTGCGCCGCAGCCACCCCGCCGTCGAGGTCCGCATCCGGGAGGCGGAGGCGGCCGAGGCGTACGAGCTGCTCTCGGGCGGCGACGTCGACCTGGCGATCTCTCTCGCGGCCCACGCCCCGACCGCCCGCGACCCGCGCTTCACGCGGGTACCGCTGCTCGCCGACCCGCTCGATGTGGCGCTGCCCGCCGGGCACCCGCTGGCCTCGGCCGAGGGCCTGCGGCTCGCGGACCTCTCCGGTGAGGCGTGGATCTTCGGCGGCAGCGGCCCCTGGTCGGAGATCACCACGGCGGCCTGCGAGGCCGCCGGATTCGTCCCCGAGCAGGCGCACAGCGCGGCCGGCTGGACGGCGATCCTGGCCATGGTGGAGGCGGAGATGGGGGTCGCGCTGGTGCCCAGGATGGCGGTGGGCGGCGAGCGCCGCAGCGGGGTGGTGACCCGGGTGCTCAGCGCCGACCAGCCGCAGCGCCATGTGATCGCCGCGGTGCGGCGCGGGGCCGAGGAGGGTGCTGCGGTCGGCCGGGTGCTGGACGCGCTGCGCGAGGTCGCGGACGGGCAGGGCGGCCACCCGTAG
- the malQ gene encoding 4-alpha-glucanotransferase, with protein MSLARLAALHGVATSYAPSEDVTVPVSDTTVIAVLAALDIDASTPEAVSAALARHEAALADRLLPPTVVARPGERPPAVSDLPPGTRLRIETEQGGTLDKWQELPLGVHRLHAQAADGRSVRAALVVAPERVPQPPGHSHGFLVQLYSLLSARSWGMGDLGDLADLAAWSGRVHGAGFVQVNPLHAAAPGAPTDPSPYRPSSRRFPDPVHLRVEAVPEYAYVEDRSHLRRAAVLREAVLDRGALIDRDAVWALKKEALELVYEVPLGPGRRAAYADYLADQGRPLEDYATWCALAEGHGPDWHTWPAPLRDPRSHGTARARAALQHRVDFHMWLAWLTDAQLADAQRAAREAGMETGLVHDLAVGVHPDGADAWAQQSTFAAGMSVGAPPDAFNARGQDWGLPPWRPDSLAATGYAPYRGLLRGILRNAGALRIDHVMGLFRLWWVPAGGDPTTGTYVRYDADAMLAVLALEAHRAGAAVIGEDLGTVEPGVRESLSRRGVLGTSVLWFERDWSGTGRPLPPEEWREECVATATTHDLPSTAARLTGEHVELRHRLGLLTRPLGQEQAEDKAELAEWLGFLSRLGLLPEGSGDEEGEVRAVHRFLLRTPARMTGIWLPDAVGDRRPQNLPGTWDEYPNWRLPVAGPQGRPMTLEEVAASPRLHRLMAEFRPRTAPPGAQTT; from the coding sequence ATGAGCCTTGCCAGGCTCGCCGCGCTGCATGGAGTCGCCACCAGCTACGCACCGTCCGAGGACGTCACCGTCCCGGTCTCCGACACCACCGTCATCGCTGTCCTCGCCGCGCTCGACATCGACGCGTCGACACCGGAGGCGGTCAGTGCGGCGCTCGCCCGGCACGAGGCGGCCCTGGCGGACCGGCTGCTGCCGCCGACCGTGGTGGCCAGACCCGGTGAGCGTCCCCCGGCCGTAAGCGACCTCCCGCCGGGCACCCGGCTGCGGATCGAGACCGAGCAGGGCGGCACCCTCGACAAGTGGCAGGAACTGCCGCTCGGCGTGCACCGATTGCATGCCCAGGCGGCCGACGGGCGCAGTGTGCGGGCCGCACTCGTGGTCGCGCCGGAACGCGTGCCGCAGCCGCCGGGCCACAGCCACGGCTTCCTGGTGCAGCTCTACTCCCTGCTGTCCGCACGCTCCTGGGGCATGGGCGACCTCGGCGACCTGGCCGATCTCGCCGCCTGGTCCGGGCGGGTGCACGGCGCCGGATTCGTCCAGGTCAATCCGCTCCATGCGGCAGCGCCCGGAGCGCCCACCGACCCCTCGCCCTACCGGCCGTCGTCGCGGCGCTTCCCGGACCCCGTCCACCTGCGGGTCGAGGCGGTTCCCGAGTACGCGTACGTCGAGGACCGCAGTCACCTCCGCCGGGCCGCCGTGCTGCGGGAGGCGGTGCTCGACCGGGGCGCGCTGATCGACCGCGACGCGGTGTGGGCGCTGAAGAAGGAGGCTCTGGAGCTGGTCTACGAGGTGCCGCTCGGCCCCGGCAGACGCGCCGCCTACGCCGACTACCTCGCCGACCAGGGCCGCCCGCTGGAGGACTATGCCACCTGGTGCGCGCTGGCGGAGGGGCACGGACCCGACTGGCACACCTGGCCCGCGCCGCTCCGCGACCCCCGCTCGCACGGGACGGCCCGCGCCCGCGCGGCGCTCCAGCACCGCGTCGACTTCCATATGTGGCTCGCCTGGCTGACCGACGCCCAGCTCGCCGATGCCCAGCGCGCCGCCCGCGAGGCGGGCATGGAGACCGGCCTGGTCCACGACCTCGCCGTCGGGGTGCATCCCGACGGCGCGGACGCCTGGGCCCAGCAGTCCACCTTCGCCGCGGGGATGTCCGTCGGCGCCCCGCCGGACGCCTTCAACGCCCGCGGCCAGGACTGGGGTCTGCCGCCCTGGCGCCCCGACTCGCTCGCAGCAACCGGCTACGCGCCCTACCGAGGGCTGCTCAGAGGCATCCTGCGGAACGCGGGCGCGCTCCGGATCGACCATGTGATGGGGCTCTTCCGGCTCTGGTGGGTACCCGCGGGCGGCGACCCCACCACCGGAACGTATGTCCGTTATGACGCCGACGCGATGCTGGCCGTACTCGCGCTGGAGGCCCACCGCGCCGGCGCGGCCGTCATCGGCGAGGACCTCGGCACGGTCGAGCCGGGCGTCCGCGAATCACTCTCGCGCCGCGGTGTGCTGGGCACTTCGGTGCTCTGGTTCGAGCGCGACTGGAGCGGCACGGGCCGGCCGCTGCCGCCGGAGGAGTGGCGCGAGGAGTGTGTGGCGACGGCCACCACCCACGATCTGCCGTCCACCGCGGCCCGGCTGACCGGTGAACATGTCGAACTCCGCCACCGCCTGGGCCTGCTGACCCGCCCGCTGGGCCAGGAACAGGCCGAGGACAAGGCCGAACTCGCCGAGTGGCTCGGCTTCCTCTCCCGGCTCGGGCTGCTGCCCGAGGGCTCGGGCGACGAGGAGGGGGAGGTCCGCGCGGTCCACCGCTTCCTGCTGCGCACCCCGGCCCGGATGACGGGCATCTGGCTGCCGGACGCGGTGGGGGACCGCAGGCCGCAGAATCTCCCCGGCACCTGGGACGAGTATCCCAACTGGCGGCTGCCGGTCGCCGGGCCGCAGGGCAGGCCCATGACCCTGGAGGAAGTGGCCGCTTCACCCCGTCTGCACCGCCTGATGGCTGAGTTCCGGCCGCGTACGGCACCCCCGGGCGCGCAGACCACTTAG
- a CDS encoding RNA polymerase sigma factor — MRLFRSLGGDHDDAGDAALLRAVAKGDPAALAALYDRHAGWLHARLTRRCADPDVVREVLQDTFVTVWRSAGSFRGDEAGGWLWVIAGRRLVDAQRALTRAARTESAAHEAAPVAPSAEDRVLAGIEYGDVGTALDRISPELSDVLRATVIDGLTTRETAQLLGIPEGTVKTRAMRARRELRAALARLAPDVAPGAGPVRGTA; from the coding sequence GTGAGACTGTTCCGCTCCCTGGGGGGAGACCACGACGACGCCGGGGACGCGGCGCTGCTGCGAGCCGTGGCCAAGGGCGATCCGGCCGCGCTGGCCGCGCTCTACGACCGCCACGCCGGGTGGCTGCACGCCCGGCTCACCCGACGGTGCGCCGACCCCGACGTCGTACGGGAAGTGCTGCAGGACACCTTTGTCACCGTGTGGCGGTCCGCGGGCTCGTTCCGGGGCGACGAGGCCGGTGGCTGGCTGTGGGTGATCGCGGGCCGGCGGCTGGTCGACGCGCAGCGGGCGCTGACCCGCGCGGCCCGCACGGAGAGCGCGGCGCACGAGGCGGCCCCGGTGGCGCCGTCGGCCGAGGACCGGGTCCTGGCGGGGATCGAGTACGGGGATGTCGGCACCGCGCTCGACCGCATCTCGCCGGAGCTGAGCGACGTGCTGCGCGCCACGGTCATCGACGGGCTGACCACCCGCGAGACCGCGCAGCTGCTCGGCATACCGGAGGGGACGGTCAAGACGCGAGCGATGCGGGCCCGCCGTGAACTGCGCGCCGCGCTGGCCCGGCTGGCGCCCGACGTGGCACCCGGCGCAGGCCCCGTGAGAGGGACGGCATGA
- a CDS encoding zf-HC2 domain-containing protein: MSSKDTSPYAWHVGGSLAARYASGKAAEKDAWSLEKHVEACRPCAARVSAAVRASAAGPALTEVRAAVLGQARASRAAGGRPGAIRSAPHGSWRARGRPTARALWAAGPALRGPWVVAVVLVVLGAAGLAHWAGLTGARALLLALAPVAPVAGVALSHGRHADPMHEIVTSTPTGGLRLLLIRTTAVLMAGVPVLTGAEALLPAGDGVPGAATWLLPGLALTLGSLALGSYVGCRTAATVLGTGWACAVLLPVAAAGPPGATYLFGALSEQLSHIVSGSSAQSGWAVAATLCAGLLALRRHSFDRMEKA; encoded by the coding sequence ATGAGCAGCAAGGACACCTCGCCGTACGCCTGGCACGTCGGCGGGTCTCTCGCGGCCCGCTACGCGTCGGGCAAGGCCGCCGAGAAGGACGCCTGGTCGCTGGAGAAGCACGTCGAGGCGTGCCGGCCCTGTGCGGCCCGGGTGTCGGCCGCCGTACGGGCATCGGCGGCGGGCCCAGCGCTGACGGAGGTCCGGGCCGCCGTGCTCGGGCAGGCTCGCGCCTCCCGGGCCGCCGGGGGGCGGCCCGGGGCCATCCGGAGTGCGCCGCACGGCTCATGGCGGGCCCGTGGCCGACCCACGGCACGGGCCCTCTGGGCGGCGGGTCCTGCGCTGCGCGGGCCATGGGTGGTGGCGGTGGTGCTGGTCGTGCTGGGGGCCGCCGGACTGGCTCACTGGGCCGGTCTCACCGGAGCCCGCGCCCTCCTGCTGGCTCTGGCCCCGGTGGCGCCGGTCGCCGGGGTCGCCCTGTCGCACGGGCGGCACGCCGACCCGATGCACGAGATCGTCACCTCGACCCCGACCGGCGGGCTGCGGCTGCTCCTGATCCGGACCACCGCCGTGCTGATGGCGGGTGTTCCGGTGCTCACCGGTGCCGAGGCGCTGCTGCCGGCCGGTGACGGCGTTCCTGGAGCGGCCACCTGGCTGCTGCCCGGTCTCGCGCTGACCCTGGGCTCACTGGCGCTCGGCTCGTACGTGGGCTGCCGGACCGCCGCCACCGTGCTGGGGACCGGCTGGGCCTGCGCGGTTCTGCTTCCGGTGGCTGCCGCGGGGCCGCCCGGTGCGACGTACCTGTTCGGCGCCCTGTCCGAGCAGCTCTCGCACATCGTCTCCGGCTCTTCCGCCCAGAGCGGCTGGGCCGTCGCGGCCACACTCTGCGCCGGGCTGCTGGCCCTGCGCCGCCACTCGTTCGACCGGATGGAGAAGGCATGA
- a CDS encoding ABC transporter ATP-binding protein has protein sequence MSTTTGTEDPRGGPGDSHSGRAAVRLSGLTVRHRRTTALDSVDLDFAPGVHGLLGPNGAGKTSLIRVLATVAAPTSGRIEMLGEDIGEHRGRTEVRRGLGYLPQEFGYYPGFTVREFVAYVAWLKEMPRAGAAQAVERAVDRVGLGDRIDTKVRTLSGGMVRRVGIAQAVVNEPDVLLLDEPTAGLDPEQRVEFRALLRELGEDSTVVVSTHLVEDVAAACTDVTLIEAGRIAYRGTPASLTALGESAAGRGHDGNAIERGYTTALRAHRAGAPLTARSAG, from the coding sequence ATGAGCACCACCACGGGTACGGAAGATCCGCGCGGAGGACCGGGTGACAGCCACAGCGGCCGGGCGGCCGTCCGGCTCTCCGGGCTGACCGTCAGGCACCGCAGGACCACCGCTCTGGACTCCGTCGACCTCGACTTCGCCCCCGGCGTACACGGGCTGCTCGGCCCGAACGGCGCGGGCAAGACGTCGCTGATCCGGGTACTCGCCACCGTCGCGGCCCCGACGTCCGGGCGGATCGAGATGCTGGGCGAGGACATCGGCGAGCACCGGGGACGGACGGAGGTGCGGCGCGGACTCGGCTATCTGCCGCAGGAGTTCGGCTACTACCCGGGCTTCACGGTGCGCGAGTTCGTGGCCTACGTGGCGTGGCTGAAGGAGATGCCCCGGGCCGGTGCGGCGCAGGCCGTGGAGCGCGCTGTGGACCGGGTCGGTCTCGGCGACCGCATCGACACGAAGGTCAGGACGCTCTCGGGCGGCATGGTGCGGCGCGTCGGGATAGCCCAGGCCGTCGTGAACGAGCCGGACGTCCTGCTCCTTGACGAGCCGACCGCCGGTCTCGATCCGGAGCAGCGGGTCGAGTTCAGGGCGCTGCTCCGCGAGTTGGGCGAGGACTCCACCGTCGTCGTCTCCACCCATCTGGTGGAGGACGTCGCCGCAGCCTGCACGGATGTGACGCTCATCGAGGCGGGCAGGATCGCCTACCGCGGTACGCCTGCCTCGCTCACCGCCCTCGGCGAGAGCGCCGCGGGCCGTGGCCACGACGGCAATGCCATCGAGCGCGGCTACACCACCGCACTGCGTGCCCACCGCGCCGGCGCCCCACTCACGGCCCGGTCCGCCGGATGA
- a CDS encoding HNH endonuclease translates to MPHVLVLNASYEPLGVVPLRRALVLVLENKAVSLEESGAFMHSATRIVPAPSVVRLKRFVRVPYRGPVPLTRRALFARDGGRCMYCGGVATSVDHVIPRSRGGQHRWDNVVAACRRCNHVKADRHLLELGWRLRHQPAPPSGLAWRIIGTGHRDPRWLPYLQPFGADDAMARIDGVSA, encoded by the coding sequence GTGCCGCACGTCCTGGTCCTCAACGCGTCGTACGAGCCACTCGGCGTCGTACCGCTCCGTCGCGCGCTCGTCCTCGTCCTGGAGAACAAGGCAGTCTCCCTGGAGGAATCCGGCGCCTTCATGCACAGTGCCACCCGCATCGTCCCCGCGCCCAGCGTCGTACGGCTGAAGCGATTCGTACGCGTCCCCTACCGGGGGCCCGTCCCGCTCACCCGCCGGGCACTGTTCGCGCGTGACGGCGGCCGCTGTATGTACTGCGGTGGCGTCGCAACCAGCGTCGACCATGTCATTCCGCGCAGCCGCGGCGGACAGCACCGCTGGGACAACGTGGTGGCCGCGTGCCGCCGCTGCAACCACGTCAAGGCCGACCGGCACCTGCTGGAACTGGGCTGGCGCCTGCGCCACCAGCCCGCCCCGCCGAGCGGCCTGGCCTGGCGCATCATCGGAACCGGACACCGGGACCCGCGCTGGCTGCCGTACCTGCAGCCGTTCGGCGCGGACGACGCCATGGCACGGATCGACGGCGTCTCGGCCTGA